gttaagttttttttttgtttttttttttttgtttttttttgtttttttttactagaaTAGCACTTGGTGAAGTGTTTGATGTAATTCATTTCCTTTATCTACGAAGGAAATTGATTAAAAATTGGCAGTCTGTTCTTTTGAAGGGTATTCTATAAAAGTGTATCACAGCTTTTTTAAATAGATGAACCCATCCTTGAATTATGTCAATTTTAATTCATTGGGGGATGGAAATAGATACcccaaaataattgatttttctcTAACTCTTTTTTTTCTGGCAATTTAGGGGAAACTTGTGATACACTTTGGTAGTTTATGGGCCTCCCATACTGCACACAAAATTTTGGTTCATTTGAAGTACATACTGATAAGAGAgttgaatctgtttgaagataacaatagacttttacatattttgttatcttaaaagaatCGTGatgcataaaaatgttatcaaaatagtACCATGTTATAGTCCAACCTTTCGCCTTCATTTTGATATGCTACACATTATGTTTATTCATCAAAATGTGGAGAAAAATCGTATTAAAGCAGGTCACCCCTCGACCCCTTAGTATGTTCTTAACCTGGCTACAATGGACGTcaaaactagtcatttttcatacTTTTCGCATTAAATGCATAACAGAGATATTCTTGAATGTTAAACCTTCATTAAATGTCGTGTAATTAAAGCATGTGCGTTAGATTACTGAGTAATTCAAGGTTGAAAAACAATTATCATTTCATAGCAATGTATAATTACCGACAACTTTTTTTTCAGCTGTGGAAGGTTGTGGCCGTTTAAAGTGCTACCAGTGTAACTCCCAGGATTCGCCGAATACTTGCGGCGAAAGTAACTTCGACTCCAATGTTCACGCTGATGATGTAGTAAGTGGGAGCGTCTTGAGGAATACAGAAAATGCGGGCACCAGTTGTGTTCGGGGCTGGACTACGAATGATCAGGGAACCTGTGAGTATATACATTGCTCTGTGTTGGAAAAAAGCCAAATATGCTCTGGTCTGTGTTCATAAGTAACGCGAATCAAttcatttcatacatatattacgTTTATAATCAGATTTGCTGTATGACTGCAATTTACATTGAGGGCAAGGCGCTCGCTGATGTGCAACTTGCACGGATAAGTTACACAAAAATAAGCCCCGACTGCTAGTAGTTTTATACAATTTGACAGTACTACTCATAAAAACACTCGTCTAACTTAGAACTTTTAGTAAGCAGCAACCAAATTGATATGAGAAAAGCAACTGTTCTATGATCTAGTAAAAGTCATCATTTTGACTGTTAtggtaattacatgtatataactttatttttgcACAGCGTGCGTCTTTTAAAGAAAAGAGTAAAGTGTGCAGTATTTTTTCAAGTAAGAGTAGTATAGAAAAGCTTGTATTCGAAACGGCATATGCCGTACTCTATAGGACTTGATGTGTAACATGAAAAGTAAAGTTACCTGAATAAAAGGTATCTGCAAAGACGCTCAACAGTTTGAAGCAATGAGCTGTATATTTACTAACTGTTCGTTATCTCACATGATTTACCAGAATCGCCAGATTTTGTCCCGAAGTTATGGCCTTCTAGTGATAAAAGACAGAAAAGTACCCAGAAAAAAGGTAGTAAGACGTAGGCTTTAAATGGAGCCGTGGTCCTTCGGTTAAACGATTTGCCATATATAATATACGACGCAAATGTTATGCGGGGAAATGGACTGATAAATCAGCTGACTATGTGACTTAATGTATGCAATTCATCTAATTGTAAAAATATCTCGAAATTCctagttaataaataacatacacctggcacttaTGCTCTTCCgtaggtataaaaatataatagatgtataattaatatcattaatgtttatggaaaatattggtaatatttctttctttttatgcaGATTATTACCGTGACAAATTCAACAAGAAGCTATGGGATGGCTGTTCAACCCCAGAGTTGTGTGCCTGTAACGAAGACCTGTGTAACTCGAGAGGCTCGCAAGTGACAACATCTCTAGCGACAACATCTCTCTTATTCTGTGCATTAGGAGTGGTGTTGGTGAAGAAGATGATGATATGAAGAAAAGAAATAGGAAACGACATTACAAttgatgaatataaaaaataag
The Mercenaria mercenaria strain notata chromosome 10, MADL_Memer_1, whole genome shotgun sequence genome window above contains:
- the LOC123560383 gene encoding uncharacterized protein LOC123560383 isoform X1, coding for MELSKNLLHFAALSFFALAVEGCGRLKCYQCNSQDSPNTCGESNFDSNVHADDVVSGSVLRNTENAGTSCVRGWTTNDQGTYYYRDKFNKKLWDGCSTPELCACNEDLCNSRGSQVTTSLATTSLLFCALGVVLVKKMMI
- the LOC123560383 gene encoding uncharacterized protein LOC123560383 isoform X2, whose amino-acid sequence is MELTKNLLQFAVLSFAALAVEGCGRLKCYQCNSQDSPNTCGESNFDSNVHADDVVSGSVLRNTENAGTSCVRGWTTNDQGTYYYRDKFNKKLWDGCSTPELCACNEDLCNSRGSQVTTSLATTSLLFCALGVVLVKKMMI